From a single Accipiter gentilis chromosome 10, bAccGen1.1, whole genome shotgun sequence genomic region:
- the LIPC gene encoding hepatic triacylglycerol lipase isoform X2 yields the protein MKSLQLLPFLLLSCIISPANTYGGKKKEALGSQSQHTRTKKDQQNLETKFRLYTDTTEEGCQIFLNQLETLDKCSFNASLPLVIIVHGWSVDGMLEGWIWKMAAALKSQHKKINVIIADWLTFAHQHYPIAVQNTRYIGQEIADFLEWLEESIQFSRSNVHLIGYSLGAHVSGFAGSYISGTNKIGRITGLDPAGPLFEGMSPTDRLSPDDANFVDAIHTFTKQHMGLSVGIKQPVAHFDFYPNGGTFQPGCHIMHVYNHIAQYGITGITQTVKCAHERSVHLFIDSLLHNDKQSTAYWCNDINTFNKGMCLSCRKSRCNTLGYNIREERLPKSRQLFLRTRAHMPFKVYHYQFKIHFINEIQGKQIDPTFTISLTGTKEDAKNLPITLVEGINGNKTYSFLITLDTDIGELIMIKFKWEGTAVWENIWDTVQTIIPWTKGTRRPGLIVKTIRVKAGETQQKMMFCSQSIDNVHLHPAQEKTFVRCEDRFPRQNRK from the exons AGGCGCTAGGATCACAGAGTCAGCACACTAGAACAAAGAAGGATCAGCAAAACTTAGAAACCAAATTTCGACTTTATACAGATACAACTGAAGAAGgctgtcagatttttttaaatcagttggaGACTCTTGACAAATGCAGTTTCAATGCCTCTCTTCCTCTGGTGATAATAGTCCATGGCTGGTCG gTGGATGGGATGTTAGAAGGTTGGATTTGGAAAATGGCAGCAGCTCTGAAGTctcagcataaaaaaataaatgtgatcaTTGCAGACTGGCTTACATTTGCTCACCAGCACTATCCCATTGCTGTACAGAATACACGCTACATAGGACAGGAGATAGCAGACTTCCTGGAATGGCTGGAG GAATCTATTCAATTTTCCAGAAGCAATGTTCATCTAATTGGGTACAGCCTAGGAGCTCATGTTTCAGGATTTGCTGGAAGTTATATCAGTGGTACAAACAAGATTGGGAGAATTACAG GCCTTGACCCTGCTGGTCCCTTGTTTGAAGGAATGTCACCAACAGACCGTTTATCTCCAGATGATGCAAACTTCGTAGACGCAATTCATACATTCACTAAACAGCACATGGGTCTCAGTGTTGGCATCAAGCAGCCTGTGGCTCATTTCGACTTTTATCCCAATGGAGGCACCTTTCAGCCTGGCTGTCACATCATGCATGTGTATAACCACATTGCACAATATGGAATCACTG gCATCACTCAAACTGTGAAATGTGCCCATGAGAGGTCAGTTCATTTGTTCATCGACtctctgcttcacaatgataagCAAAGCACAGCATACTGGTGCAATGACATCAACACTTTCAACAAAGGAATGTGCCTCAGCTGTAGAAAGAGCCGGTGCAACACACTGGGCTACAACATCAGGGAGGAAAGGCTCCCCAAAAGTAGACAACTCTTTTTGAGAACAAGAGCACATATGCCTTTCAAAG TCTATCATTATCAGTTCAAGATCCACTTCATCAATGAAATCCAAGGCAAGCAGATAGACCCTACTTTTACCATCTCTCTGACAGGCACTAAGGAGGATGCTAAAAACCTGCCCATCACACT AGTTGAAGGTATTAATGGGAATAAAACCTACTCTTTTCTCATCACCCTGGACACTGATATTGGTGAGCTAATAATGATCAAGTTCAAATGGGAAGGAACTGCAGTTTGGGAAAATATCTGGGACACAGTTCAAACCATAATACCATGGACAAAAGGCACCCGTCGACCAGGACTTATAGTGAAGACAATAAGAGTGAAAGCAGGGGAAACACAGCAAAA aaTGATGTTTTGTTCTCAAAGCATTGACAACGTTCACCTTCATCCAGCCCAGGAGAAAACATTTGTGAGGTGTGAAGATCGCTTTCcgagacaaaacagaaaatga
- the LIPC gene encoding hepatic triacylglycerol lipase isoform X1: MKSLQLLPFLLLSCIISPANTYGGKKKEAIHNLTRSATESSYKEALGSQSQHTRTKKDQQNLETKFRLYTDTTEEGCQIFLNQLETLDKCSFNASLPLVIIVHGWSVDGMLEGWIWKMAAALKSQHKKINVIIADWLTFAHQHYPIAVQNTRYIGQEIADFLEWLEESIQFSRSNVHLIGYSLGAHVSGFAGSYISGTNKIGRITGLDPAGPLFEGMSPTDRLSPDDANFVDAIHTFTKQHMGLSVGIKQPVAHFDFYPNGGTFQPGCHIMHVYNHIAQYGITGITQTVKCAHERSVHLFIDSLLHNDKQSTAYWCNDINTFNKGMCLSCRKSRCNTLGYNIREERLPKSRQLFLRTRAHMPFKVYHYQFKIHFINEIQGKQIDPTFTISLTGTKEDAKNLPITLVEGINGNKTYSFLITLDTDIGELIMIKFKWEGTAVWENIWDTVQTIIPWTKGTRRPGLIVKTIRVKAGETQQKMMFCSQSIDNVHLHPAQEKTFVRCEDRFPRQNRK, from the exons AGGCGCTAGGATCACAGAGTCAGCACACTAGAACAAAGAAGGATCAGCAAAACTTAGAAACCAAATTTCGACTTTATACAGATACAACTGAAGAAGgctgtcagatttttttaaatcagttggaGACTCTTGACAAATGCAGTTTCAATGCCTCTCTTCCTCTGGTGATAATAGTCCATGGCTGGTCG gTGGATGGGATGTTAGAAGGTTGGATTTGGAAAATGGCAGCAGCTCTGAAGTctcagcataaaaaaataaatgtgatcaTTGCAGACTGGCTTACATTTGCTCACCAGCACTATCCCATTGCTGTACAGAATACACGCTACATAGGACAGGAGATAGCAGACTTCCTGGAATGGCTGGAG GAATCTATTCAATTTTCCAGAAGCAATGTTCATCTAATTGGGTACAGCCTAGGAGCTCATGTTTCAGGATTTGCTGGAAGTTATATCAGTGGTACAAACAAGATTGGGAGAATTACAG GCCTTGACCCTGCTGGTCCCTTGTTTGAAGGAATGTCACCAACAGACCGTTTATCTCCAGATGATGCAAACTTCGTAGACGCAATTCATACATTCACTAAACAGCACATGGGTCTCAGTGTTGGCATCAAGCAGCCTGTGGCTCATTTCGACTTTTATCCCAATGGAGGCACCTTTCAGCCTGGCTGTCACATCATGCATGTGTATAACCACATTGCACAATATGGAATCACTG gCATCACTCAAACTGTGAAATGTGCCCATGAGAGGTCAGTTCATTTGTTCATCGACtctctgcttcacaatgataagCAAAGCACAGCATACTGGTGCAATGACATCAACACTTTCAACAAAGGAATGTGCCTCAGCTGTAGAAAGAGCCGGTGCAACACACTGGGCTACAACATCAGGGAGGAAAGGCTCCCCAAAAGTAGACAACTCTTTTTGAGAACAAGAGCACATATGCCTTTCAAAG TCTATCATTATCAGTTCAAGATCCACTTCATCAATGAAATCCAAGGCAAGCAGATAGACCCTACTTTTACCATCTCTCTGACAGGCACTAAGGAGGATGCTAAAAACCTGCCCATCACACT AGTTGAAGGTATTAATGGGAATAAAACCTACTCTTTTCTCATCACCCTGGACACTGATATTGGTGAGCTAATAATGATCAAGTTCAAATGGGAAGGAACTGCAGTTTGGGAAAATATCTGGGACACAGTTCAAACCATAATACCATGGACAAAAGGCACCCGTCGACCAGGACTTATAGTGAAGACAATAAGAGTGAAAGCAGGGGAAACACAGCAAAA aaTGATGTTTTGTTCTCAAAGCATTGACAACGTTCACCTTCATCCAGCCCAGGAGAAAACATTTGTGAGGTGTGAAGATCGCTTTCcgagacaaaacagaaaatga